A window of Pirellula sp. SH-Sr6A contains these coding sequences:
- a CDS encoding NAD-dependent epimerase/dehydratase family protein: MRILITGGSGFIGSHLTDYLLAQNHSVIVVDDFSTGSRNNLKHLRGHSRLEVIDADLGNPQLVRDVCEGADQVYHLAAAVGVALIAKQPIQTIHRNIYPTQLLLDELRRIHLAGKPVPLYLASTSEVYGKNPKSIWNENDDLVFGSTTKPRWSYGASKAIDEFLALACVRECGMKIIVGRFFNVVGPRQTGAYGMVLPRFVAAAMKNQPIVVHDDGHQERCFAHVRDVVLGFTTLMNTESAFGRIYNIGADSPISILELAQRVQQIVNPNAPIEFQSYARAYDEDFEDIRRRVPDLTRIREAIGYSPCHSIDDIIRDVWCTMQSID, encoded by the coding sequence ATGCGCATTCTTATCACTGGCGGCAGCGGCTTCATCGGATCCCATCTCACAGACTATTTGCTGGCTCAAAATCACTCGGTCATCGTTGTGGACGATTTCAGCACGGGTAGCCGCAACAACTTGAAGCACTTGCGCGGCCACTCCCGTTTGGAGGTGATCGATGCGGATTTGGGAAATCCCCAGTTGGTCCGTGATGTGTGCGAAGGGGCGGATCAAGTCTACCACTTGGCAGCCGCCGTCGGAGTGGCATTGATCGCGAAGCAACCGATTCAAACAATCCATCGCAACATCTACCCCACCCAGCTTCTCCTGGATGAATTGCGCCGAATACACTTAGCAGGAAAACCGGTTCCGCTCTATTTGGCGAGCACGAGCGAAGTCTACGGAAAGAACCCAAAGTCGATCTGGAATGAAAACGACGATCTCGTCTTTGGTTCAACCACCAAACCCCGATGGAGCTATGGGGCCAGCAAAGCGATCGACGAATTTCTTGCTTTGGCCTGCGTGCGAGAGTGCGGCATGAAGATTATCGTCGGTCGGTTTTTCAATGTCGTCGGGCCACGCCAGACAGGAGCGTACGGAATGGTACTCCCACGATTCGTCGCGGCCGCGATGAAGAACCAACCCATCGTGGTCCATGACGATGGTCACCAGGAGCGTTGCTTCGCGCATGTGCGAGATGTCGTCTTGGGCTTTACCACATTGATGAATACCGAGTCCGCCTTCGGCCGTATTTACAACATCGGCGCAGACTCCCCCATCTCGATCTTGGAACTGGCCCAACGAGTCCAACAGATCGTCAATCCGAATGCCCCGATCGAGTTTCAATCCTATGCTAGGGCCTACGACGAGGATTTCGAAGACATCCGCCGCCGAGTTCCGGATCTTACTCGTATTCGCGAAGCGATTGGCTACTCCCCTTGTCACTCTATCGATGACATTATCCGGGATGTCTGGTGTACGATGCAATCGATCGACTGA
- a CDS encoding flagellar hook-basal body protein yields MPYGIYLSAAGAHVQNHRLEVLSNNLANINTPGFKQTFAVLQSRHNKAIEEGMISPNSGTLADIGGGVRIQPTETSFEQGPMERTGNRTDFAMNDTDSFFVIQRGDEQFLTRAGGFVFNSSGQLTTTNGDLVLSTEGNPIQIDPSNRYDVHEDGTIRQNGAATAPMVVRPQNLGDLSRAGDNLFKPLAETQPVPPNERAVVSGFLERSAVNPTMAMMELIEASRAYESNLRLIQHQDQAYGNLIGRILKE; encoded by the coding sequence ATGCCATACGGAATCTACTTGTCAGCTGCCGGAGCGCATGTCCAGAACCACCGATTGGAAGTCCTCAGCAATAACCTAGCGAACATCAACACACCTGGGTTCAAGCAAACGTTTGCCGTGTTGCAAAGCAGGCATAACAAGGCAATCGAAGAAGGCATGATCTCGCCCAATTCAGGAACCTTAGCCGATATTGGGGGCGGAGTCCGAATCCAACCGACCGAGACTTCCTTCGAGCAAGGCCCCATGGAGCGGACCGGCAATCGCACCGACTTTGCCATGAACGACACCGACAGCTTCTTCGTCATCCAACGAGGCGATGAGCAGTTTCTGACTCGCGCCGGCGGATTCGTTTTCAATTCCTCCGGACAACTCACCACCACTAACGGCGATCTGGTTCTCAGCACCGAAGGGAACCCGATCCAGATCGATCCGAGCAATCGATACGATGTCCATGAAGACGGCACGATCCGACAAAATGGGGCAGCTACCGCCCCCATGGTCGTTCGTCCTCAGAACTTGGGAGACCTTTCTCGAGCCGGGGACAATCTTTTCAAGCCGTTAGCGGAGACGCAACCTGTTCCGCCGAATGAACGCGCTGTCGTCAGCGGTTTTCTAGAGCGATCCGCCGTCAACCCGACCATGGCCATGATGGAACTCATCGAAGCTTCCCGAGCCTACGAATCCAATCTTCGCCTCATACAACATCAAGACCAAGCCTACGGGAACTTAATCGGTCGCATCCTTAAAGAATAG
- a CDS encoding flagellar basal body L-ring protein FlgH, giving the protein MKSLAIHLGLIVAATSHPVTCWAQSGSLYHSPVRQVSYQQPAAPRSATPTAPGAMQPGSIPPGAIPPGAIPPGAILPPGGSPYMHSGPQQTASGLATSWTYIPPAQARTVRMHDIVSIRVDESATSLLLGNATSRKTTSYDAVVRDWIRMVGLDTIKPAPQSDGDPRVQINENEVYRGDSTLRTSENITFNIAAQVVDILPNGLIVLEGNTTISLNDNSMEVSLIGTCRSEDIQADNTVLSRNLVNKHIKKREDGHVRDGYARGWLTRLFAKVRPF; this is encoded by the coding sequence ATGAAATCGCTTGCCATCCACCTCGGTCTGATCGTCGCCGCAACCTCCCACCCAGTCACCTGCTGGGCACAGTCGGGTAGTCTGTACCATTCGCCTGTTCGACAAGTCAGCTATCAACAACCGGCCGCACCGCGCTCAGCCACTCCCACCGCTCCTGGTGCTATGCAACCAGGTAGCATCCCACCGGGCGCGATACCCCCGGGGGCAATTCCTCCCGGCGCGATTCTCCCACCGGGCGGCTCCCCCTACATGCACTCCGGTCCACAACAGACCGCATCAGGCCTAGCGACCTCGTGGACTTACATTCCACCCGCCCAAGCTCGGACCGTCCGCATGCATGACATCGTCTCAATCCGGGTGGACGAATCAGCGACTTCCTTGCTCTTAGGGAATGCGACCTCTCGCAAGACGACATCCTATGATGCTGTTGTCCGCGACTGGATCCGGATGGTCGGACTGGATACGATCAAACCAGCACCCCAATCCGATGGCGACCCGCGAGTTCAAATCAATGAGAATGAGGTCTATCGCGGAGACTCTACGTTGAGAACGAGTGAAAACATCACCTTCAATATCGCCGCGCAAGTTGTGGATATCCTTCCCAACGGTCTCATTGTTTTGGAGGGGAATACCACCATTTCGCTGAACGATAACAGCATGGAGGTCTCCCTCATCGGCACTTGTCGCAGTGAAGACATCCAAGCCGACAACACCGTCTTGAGCCGAAACTTGGTCAACAAACACATCAAGAAGCGGGAGGACGGTCACGTGCGAGACGGTTATGCACGCGGATGGCTCACCCGACTATTTGCCAAAGTTCGCCCCTTCTAA
- the flgA gene encoding flagellar basal body P-ring formation chaperone FlgA → MATHVTVSRILCILFAVSCFTALNRRSWGQTAPPSPPRALFESKTTIRLNASSKCAHNILRLKDIADVQGSTASSKRLAELPIAPTPPAGRQQEWSRSDVEKALQLRGVDVSTVQWEGAPLCRVNRVAATQIVDRPPPDPNILPASAVRASGTIASEQKNAPNLATDAMSIDDKGFVTAFTTPGAVAQAERIAQTAIENYLQTQTQSSAEFLVKPILPPNLAQTILQRRQIIGIAGGQPPYEGLQSFEFLVRSPTGQEKITVHAEIKLPELILVCTKALPKGHWIRAEDLTYQTLPRGWKDGIQNCYTDQDELIGKELKRGVSANQVLKRGDAGAPTLVESGDAVKIELVLGGVVIETNGRAVESGGQDDLIQVETAEHKKRLLARVRSERVVEVYSSGHSPLPPSPSLSSKSKPRMTR, encoded by the coding sequence ATGGCTACCCACGTAACCGTTTCCCGTATCCTGTGCATTCTATTCGCCGTCAGTTGCTTCACAGCTCTGAACCGTCGGTCCTGGGGACAAACTGCGCCCCCCTCGCCACCGCGTGCGCTCTTTGAATCCAAGACCACGATTCGATTGAACGCTTCCTCGAAATGTGCCCATAATATCTTGCGGTTGAAAGATATCGCAGACGTGCAAGGTTCGACGGCCTCATCAAAACGACTCGCCGAACTCCCCATTGCCCCGACCCCTCCAGCAGGTCGCCAACAAGAGTGGTCCCGATCCGATGTCGAGAAGGCCCTCCAATTGCGAGGAGTCGATGTGTCCACTGTGCAATGGGAAGGAGCACCACTCTGTCGAGTGAATCGAGTCGCAGCGACCCAAATCGTAGATCGACCTCCTCCCGACCCCAACATCCTACCTGCGAGCGCAGTTCGAGCTTCCGGTACGATCGCGTCCGAACAAAAAAATGCACCAAACCTTGCCACCGACGCGATGTCGATCGATGACAAAGGATTCGTGACAGCCTTTACAACGCCAGGTGCCGTCGCACAAGCCGAACGGATCGCGCAGACCGCTATCGAAAACTATCTTCAAACCCAGACGCAGTCGTCCGCCGAGTTCCTGGTCAAACCTATCCTCCCACCCAACCTCGCGCAGACCATCCTTCAGCGGCGGCAAATTATCGGAATCGCGGGGGGGCAACCTCCGTACGAAGGACTTCAATCCTTCGAATTCCTCGTTCGATCCCCTACAGGCCAAGAGAAGATCACCGTCCATGCGGAGATCAAGCTCCCGGAGTTGATCCTCGTCTGCACCAAGGCTCTTCCGAAAGGGCATTGGATTCGCGCGGAGGATTTGACCTACCAGACCTTGCCCAGAGGCTGGAAGGACGGAATCCAGAACTGCTATACCGACCAAGACGAATTGATCGGTAAGGAACTGAAACGGGGCGTGAGCGCCAATCAAGTCCTCAAACGAGGCGATGCTGGAGCCCCTACGTTGGTCGAATCAGGGGATGCCGTCAAAATCGAACTGGTCCTCGGAGGTGTGGTGATCGAAACCAATGGAAGAGCGGTGGAAAGTGGCGGGCAGGACGATCTCATTCAAGTCGAAACGGCAGAACACAAGAAACGACTGCTAGCTCGCGTCCGATCCGAACGGGTTGTGGAAGTCTACTCGAGCGGGCATTCTCCCCTCCCCCCATCGCCATCCTTATCGTCCAAATCCAAACCGCGCATGACGCGATAG
- the flgG gene encoding flagellar basal-body rod protein FlgG codes for MSVQSLYTAATGMDAMQTKLDVIANNLANMNTTAFKRDRANFEDLLYRQEVYPGIQDSQQNPTPVGVEVGLGTRVQSTQKDFTQGTIEQTGRELDIAIEGRGFLQVFDPVTQTQQYTRSGNLDINANGQLVIGSAQTGRLLDPPIAIPQDATSVVINSNGQVMVRQVGQTQLTQAGEIQMSAFINPDGLLKVGENLYQVTDASGAPLPGQPGLNGLGIIRQNSLEKSNVEPVRELIDLITTQRGFELNSQAIQAGDQILQQIANLRR; via the coding sequence ATGAGCGTGCAATCACTTTACACCGCAGCGACCGGCATGGATGCCATGCAAACCAAGCTGGATGTGATCGCTAACAATCTTGCCAACATGAACACGACCGCCTTCAAACGGGATCGAGCCAACTTCGAAGATTTGCTCTATCGCCAAGAGGTCTATCCCGGGATTCAAGATTCGCAGCAAAACCCAACCCCCGTCGGTGTCGAAGTCGGGCTCGGGACGCGCGTTCAAAGCACGCAAAAGGACTTCACTCAAGGGACTATCGAACAAACAGGTCGAGAACTCGATATCGCCATCGAAGGAAGGGGATTCCTGCAAGTCTTCGACCCTGTGACCCAAACGCAGCAATACACCCGAAGCGGCAATCTCGATATCAACGCAAACGGTCAGTTGGTAATCGGATCGGCCCAAACGGGCCGATTGCTCGATCCCCCTATCGCGATTCCACAAGACGCGACATCGGTCGTTATCAACTCGAACGGGCAGGTCATGGTGCGGCAAGTCGGACAAACGCAGCTTACTCAAGCAGGCGAAATCCAAATGAGCGCGTTCATCAACCCCGATGGATTGCTCAAAGTAGGCGAGAACCTCTACCAAGTCACCGACGCCAGCGGTGCCCCTCTCCCAGGCCAGCCCGGCCTCAACGGCCTAGGCATCATCCGCCAGAATTCTCTCGAAAAGTCGAACGTGGAGCCGGTCCGCGAACTTATCGACCTGATCACCACGCAGCGCGGTTTCGAACTGAACTCGCAAGCGATCCAGGCCGGAGATCAAATTCTCCAGCAGATTGCGAATCTACGCAGATAA
- a CDS encoding NAD(P)/FAD-dependent oxidoreductase: MHHHWDAIIVGGGAAGLWAAGTAAARGKKILVLEKNTKAGVKILMSGGTRCNITHHCDQRKIADAFGKQGKILLSVLQRLSPQDVVREIEALGVATKVEETGKVFPASDRALDVRDAIVRRLAQAGAALWTGVPVQNVVPNPSGGFTVFASRDGEDLQLSCDSLLITTGGLSFSGCGTTGDGYPWAAQFGHTITPLRPALTPLLSNTSWAQELSGLTLDDISITAKVLQSDGKTIPMERSVSRGGFLWTHFGCSGPTAMNVSRCFSDAKEDWKLSLHIDLLPDLNREACERWLLDAMQNSNRSITNLLSTHIPKRLAACLMKQIGAPEEVHAAEFSKKHRNQLLERIKALSLPIHGTRGYPKAEVTAGGLALGEVNFQDMQSRKQPGLYFAGEILDLDGPIGGFNFQAAWSTGHAAGLHL; this comes from the coding sequence ATGCATCACCATTGGGACGCCATCATCGTCGGAGGAGGAGCTGCTGGTTTGTGGGCAGCAGGGACCGCTGCGGCACGCGGTAAAAAAATCTTGGTGCTGGAGAAAAACACCAAAGCGGGTGTGAAGATTCTCATGTCGGGTGGGACACGTTGCAACATCACCCACCATTGCGATCAACGGAAGATTGCCGACGCATTCGGCAAGCAAGGAAAGATCCTCTTGTCCGTCCTGCAGCGACTTTCTCCCCAGGATGTCGTTCGAGAAATCGAGGCGTTGGGTGTGGCCACCAAAGTCGAGGAGACCGGAAAAGTCTTCCCGGCGAGCGATCGCGCTCTCGATGTTCGCGACGCGATCGTCAGGCGGCTTGCACAGGCCGGCGCCGCCTTATGGACCGGCGTACCCGTCCAAAATGTCGTACCGAATCCCTCGGGCGGTTTTACGGTCTTCGCATCACGGGACGGTGAAGATTTGCAGCTGAGCTGCGACTCCCTTCTCATTACGACCGGAGGGCTCAGTTTCAGTGGCTGTGGAACGACCGGGGACGGATACCCTTGGGCCGCCCAGTTCGGGCATACGATTACACCCCTGCGCCCCGCCCTTACCCCTCTCCTTTCAAATACGTCTTGGGCCCAGGAGCTGAGCGGTTTGACGCTCGACGATATTTCCATCACGGCGAAAGTGCTTCAATCCGACGGTAAGACGATCCCAATGGAACGGTCCGTTTCTCGCGGCGGATTCCTTTGGACTCACTTTGGGTGCAGCGGTCCGACCGCTATGAACGTATCACGTTGCTTTTCCGATGCAAAGGAGGATTGGAAATTGTCGCTCCACATCGACTTGCTCCCCGACCTAAACCGGGAAGCGTGCGAGCGATGGCTTTTAGACGCGATGCAAAACTCGAATCGATCGATTACCAATTTGTTGAGCACACATATTCCGAAACGTCTGGCCGCTTGCTTGATGAAACAAATCGGTGCGCCGGAAGAAGTTCATGCGGCGGAGTTTTCTAAGAAGCATCGGAACCAATTGCTGGAACGGATCAAAGCGTTGTCCTTGCCTATCCACGGAACGCGTGGGTATCCGAAAGCAGAGGTGACGGCAGGCGGCCTGGCTCTCGGCGAGGTAAACTTTCAGGACATGCAGAGTCGCAAACAACCAGGGCTCTACTTCGCTGGAGAGATTTTGGACCTAGATGGTCCAATCGGTGGATTCAATTTTCAAGCGGCCTGGAGCACCGGTCATGCAGCGGGGTTGCATCTCTAG
- a CDS encoding BNR-4 repeat-containing protein, whose product MRLGYSCVRWVIVGLSLLIITPPSHSFGQDKRLDGYRGLWFTLGQFSKHGDKYSGGLGTYTSSHNPLAVYSPKVDRTFFTYGGTPQADQRHLLIMVSYFDHKTGQVPRPVVVHDKQGVDDPHDNASLQLDERGYVWVFISGRGRKRPGFLYRSEEPWSIDRFQLVRETEMTYPQPWYSKRNGWVHLFTKYTKGRELYWESSRDGLHWSESKKLAGMGGHYQVSEYFLGPTGDERIGTFFNYHPGGNVDERTNLYYMETRDGGETWVTVDGRSLDLPLTEVVNPALVIDYAKEGLNQYACDLHFDFAGNPVLLYVTSKGHEPGPENSPREFRLTRWTGSEWKTQMIATTDHNYDMGSIYVEGNHWRILIPSRPGPQAWGGGGEIVWMESRDGGVTWSDAREVTRGSKLNHNYVRRPRFAKDPFYAFWADGNPDSFSPSRLYFTDSHGDKVWRLPEKIDGDFGTPELVPRK is encoded by the coding sequence ATGCGTTTGGGATATTCGTGCGTGCGATGGGTCATCGTCGGACTCTCCCTGTTGATAATCACCCCACCTTCGCACTCATTCGGGCAAGACAAGCGGTTGGACGGGTATCGAGGTTTATGGTTCACCCTTGGCCAGTTCTCCAAGCATGGTGACAAGTATTCCGGTGGACTAGGAACTTACACCTCGAGCCACAATCCTCTCGCAGTCTATTCGCCGAAAGTGGATCGGACTTTCTTCACCTACGGTGGTACGCCGCAAGCCGATCAACGGCATTTGCTGATCATGGTCTCCTACTTCGATCACAAAACAGGTCAAGTTCCCAGACCAGTTGTCGTGCATGACAAGCAAGGAGTGGACGATCCGCACGACAACGCGAGTTTGCAGCTTGACGAGCGTGGCTATGTGTGGGTCTTTATCAGCGGACGCGGTCGTAAACGACCTGGCTTCCTCTATCGCAGCGAAGAACCTTGGTCAATCGATCGATTTCAACTGGTCCGCGAAACGGAGATGACTTACCCGCAACCGTGGTATTCGAAACGGAATGGTTGGGTTCATTTGTTTACCAAGTACACGAAAGGGCGAGAACTCTATTGGGAATCAAGTCGCGACGGATTGCATTGGTCGGAATCAAAGAAGTTAGCGGGGATGGGTGGTCACTACCAAGTGAGCGAGTATTTTCTCGGTCCTACAGGTGATGAGAGGATTGGAACCTTTTTCAATTACCACCCAGGTGGAAACGTCGATGAGCGGACCAACCTGTATTACATGGAAACCAGGGACGGTGGTGAAACTTGGGTCACCGTCGATGGTCGATCGCTCGATCTTCCTCTGACCGAAGTAGTCAACCCTGCATTGGTGATCGACTATGCGAAGGAGGGACTGAATCAGTACGCTTGCGATCTCCATTTTGATTTTGCTGGGAACCCTGTCCTGCTCTATGTGACCAGCAAGGGGCATGAACCGGGGCCAGAAAACAGCCCGCGCGAGTTTCGATTAACCCGCTGGACAGGCTCCGAGTGGAAAACGCAAATGATCGCCACGACCGATCACAATTACGATATGGGGAGTATTTATGTGGAGGGAAACCACTGGCGCATCCTGATCCCAAGTCGACCTGGCCCGCAGGCTTGGGGAGGGGGTGGTGAAATCGTGTGGATGGAAAGTCGCGATGGCGGCGTGACGTGGAGCGATGCACGCGAAGTGACGCGAGGAAGCAAGCTCAATCACAACTACGTCCGCAGACCCAGATTTGCGAAGGACCCGTTTTATGCATTTTGGGCAGATGGCAATCCAGATTCGTTTAGCCCATCGCGCTTGTACTTCACCGATTCGCATGGGGACAAGGTTTGGCGATTGCCGGAGAAAATCGATGGCGACTTCGGCACTCCCGAGCTTGTTCCTCGCAAGTAA
- a CDS encoding DUF2752 domain-containing protein translates to MPAKPDFDDAETTERRLDCFSDGRKLTRSVRCAYGLMSCGLFALLTIAAQLSPATEGLGTHRQLGLPGCTWMEVWGVRCPSCGMTTSWSLAMRGDWVAAARANPAGLLLFFQAWITAFYWAWASVRGTSYRSRWFAMGSVGLMVVALVVAIADWLWKLTV, encoded by the coding sequence TTGCCTGCGAAACCCGATTTCGACGATGCCGAGACCACCGAGCGGCGGTTGGATTGTTTTTCGGATGGACGGAAACTCACACGGTCCGTACGGTGCGCCTATGGTTTGATGAGCTGCGGTTTGTTTGCCTTGCTCACGATTGCGGCTCAGCTCAGTCCTGCGACGGAGGGGTTGGGAACGCATCGTCAATTGGGACTGCCCGGTTGCACCTGGATGGAGGTTTGGGGAGTGCGATGTCCGTCGTGTGGCATGACGACCTCTTGGTCCTTGGCGATGCGGGGAGATTGGGTTGCTGCCGCCCGAGCGAATCCTGCTGGCCTACTTTTATTCTTCCAAGCGTGGATTACCGCTTTTTACTGGGCGTGGGCGAGCGTAAGGGGGACCTCCTATCGAAGTCGATGGTTTGCGATGGGTTCCGTCGGGCTAATGGTGGTCGCGTTGGTGGTGGCGATTGCCGACTGGTTGTGGAAGCTCACGGTATAA
- a CDS encoding coproporphyrinogen-III oxidase family protein yields the protein MTTEATKTEIGSYFISNYPPYSQWNSTSLPLIEEAMKQPPRDVPLGLYLHIPFCRKRCKFCYFKVLTNVNAEEIERYVSALSREIELVSSQPAMGGRPIRFVYFGGGTPSFLSVKQLRSLFERLHRSLTWEKAEEVTFECEPGTLSESKVQTLRELGVTRLSLGVENFSDAILEENGRAHLTKEIYRAWEWIRTAGFPNVNIDLISGMVGETWDNWKENIRLALELSPESLTIYQMELPFNTVISKGLLESKQEAPVATWQTKRDWVRYAFEEFQAAGYSISSAYTLVKDPNKVNFSYRDNLWTGADLLATGLASFGHLSGVHYQNVPEYAQYLSILLDENRLPLGRAYQPTPEQSLIRELILLLKKGYLDVEYFEGKHGVSIVEKFQSQWNELVDEGYATLVSNDDSKVVRIELTIDGLLCVDGLLPRFFEPHLRGVRYT from the coding sequence ATGACGACTGAAGCAACCAAAACCGAGATTGGAAGTTACTTTATTTCCAATTATCCACCCTACTCCCAATGGAACTCCACATCGCTCCCATTGATTGAGGAGGCGATGAAGCAGCCTCCGCGCGACGTTCCACTGGGGCTGTATCTGCACATACCCTTTTGCCGTAAACGTTGCAAATTCTGTTACTTCAAGGTTTTGACCAACGTCAACGCCGAAGAGATCGAACGTTATGTTTCGGCTCTATCGAGAGAAATCGAGCTGGTCTCCAGTCAGCCTGCCATGGGGGGACGGCCCATCCGCTTCGTCTACTTTGGAGGCGGAACACCGAGCTTCTTGAGCGTCAAGCAACTGCGATCGTTGTTCGAACGGTTGCACCGAAGTCTTACTTGGGAAAAAGCGGAAGAGGTTACCTTCGAGTGCGAGCCTGGCACGTTGAGCGAGTCGAAAGTGCAGACGCTCCGCGAGCTGGGAGTCACCCGTCTCAGTCTCGGTGTAGAGAATTTTTCCGATGCGATTCTCGAGGAGAACGGTCGCGCCCACCTGACCAAAGAAATCTATCGTGCGTGGGAGTGGATCCGCACCGCCGGCTTCCCAAACGTCAACATCGACTTGATCTCCGGTATGGTGGGAGAAACGTGGGATAACTGGAAAGAGAACATTCGACTGGCACTGGAACTCTCCCCGGAGAGCCTCACCATTTACCAAATGGAACTCCCCTTCAACACGGTCATCTCCAAAGGGTTGCTCGAGTCGAAACAGGAGGCCCCCGTCGCGACTTGGCAAACCAAACGAGATTGGGTTCGCTACGCGTTCGAGGAATTCCAAGCGGCCGGGTACAGCATCAGCAGCGCCTACACGCTCGTCAAGGACCCGAACAAAGTAAACTTCTCGTATCGGGACAACCTTTGGACAGGTGCAGATTTGCTTGCAACCGGTCTGGCCAGCTTCGGGCACTTGTCCGGAGTCCACTACCAAAACGTCCCCGAGTACGCGCAATACTTATCGATCTTGCTCGACGAGAATCGACTTCCTCTCGGCCGAGCTTACCAACCGACCCCAGAACAGAGCCTTATTCGCGAGCTGATCCTGCTCCTGAAAAAGGGTTACTTGGATGTGGAATACTTCGAAGGCAAACATGGTGTTTCGATCGTCGAGAAATTCCAATCGCAATGGAACGAATTGGTCGACGAGGGCTATGCGACGCTCGTGTCCAACGACGATAGCAAAGTAGTGCGGATCGAACTCACCATCGACGGACTCCTTTGCGTTGACGGCTTGCTCCCTCGGTTTTTCGAACCCCACCTCCGCGGAGTTCGCTACACATGA